The genomic window aaaatatttcagtgttttgcatAGCAATGATATGTACTGGTAAGTGATTATTCTGACACCTCTGTGTAGGTTTGTTACTTTGACACCAATTCATATTTTGGTGTGCCATAAGTATATCTGCATTCACTTATTTGTCTctaggatttatttttatttaaaagaaaagaaataaaaataggaGAGGTACAGAAAGGAAAAGAGTTGTACATATAATTGTTCAAAATTTGTTTTATATGATATAATGTATTGAACGGACAGGTTGGAAAGACTCTCTCCAACATCCTCCTCATCTTAATCTTTACAATAATCCTTACTTCAGTTACTTCAGTTATTATAAGCCATCTATTATGCcactatattattattttcatcattACTATATATTTTGTATCACATACCATTTCTGTTTTTGAGTCCAAgttttatttagttatatttctatgctgcctcttcaaaGCCTTTCTTGAGGATACTTAcaattaaaatacaatgaaaaatCCAATGTTTCATTAAACTGTCCCAAATCTGAAGAATTAGGCTTCACAGAGCTTTATAAAAAGAGataacattatttttttattatctaCTACACACATTCATATCTCAGATGCTCTCTCACATAAGTATTTTTTCTTGCTTTGATTGTACAAACAAGGGTAGCAATGATAAGAAAGAAGTCAGTCCTACATGTGTAGATTGTCATTTTTAGTCATTTGGGAATTAAGGCCTGGCTGACAACAGGAGCCAGTTTCTGTGCATGAACCGTATGGAAGCTTGAAAACAGGTGCTTGGAACTTATGGCTTAATATAGTCAGGATGCCATTGTGCTATAATATTTCAACTCAGATGTCTGAAATAGATATTGAACAGGCAGTTTGAAACAACAACATGGCTTTGTTCTCTTCATTTATGGACTTAAGGTTGCATTTGACAGAGCCAGTTTGAGAGAGTCTTTGTAGGCTATTTGAGATTGTTCTGCCTTCATTTCTTTGCTTGGCTTGTCAGTTTCAGAGGGCATCAAGACAAAGTCTGAGGTGCAAGAGAATCAAGGTTGTGTTAGCACAGGCAATCAGGATGAGAGAGCTCCACCCATTAGATCCCTAAAGGGTAAAATTGATCAACAAATGGAATGGCCCCTGGCCAACAGCATTACATTgatgggcagaagaagaagaatattttTGCCTGACTCCGTTTCACCCTCACAGCACACAGAGGTGTTCATATTGAGCAGCAGTGAGAGGGTGTAAATGTGGGAGACCTTTTTGAGGGTGCATAACTGGGACTCCAGAAATGTAATCCCTCCCCAACTTGGAGAAATTATAGAGGAGCAAGGCCTAACATCCACTACAGAAGGAACCAtcgaccgattatgcatggggctaaAAATCCgcaatggcggcagcagggcagccccgattatgccccctgctgccgccatcccagccctggccaggTGCAGTGCCCCAGAAGACCTGTGACAAGGGAACACAGAATCTTCCATGGTACCTTGGATGCTGTGGGGGCCGTTGCTGCCTTTAAGCAGCGAgtcaggctttccagccctggcgttGTGCGTGCGCCCAcgctatgctggggcagcccATATACTCTGCAGGATTCCTCCCCTGAGTCCCCGGGAAGTGCTGGGGCATCTTGCCCCAGTGCAATGTCCAGCAGCAGCCCACAGTGGCTGCtgtcatgcataatgggtcatagaggcACAACAGGGATTTCCTGTGTGGTGTGTCAGCCTGAAGAAAGAAAGtaagttttcctttgatttccaATGGACATGAGTATGCTGAGCTTTTTTCCTGCAAGAATGCTATTTAACCCACAGAGAGAAATGTACTGTTACAGATTATGGCTGTGGTTATTTAGTATTAAGAAATTGCTTGGTTTTAAACATATTTCCATTAAGCTTGCATTTCATTTCTAGTTACATTTTCTGAAAAGTGCATTGATGTTCCAGTATCTGACACAGTAAGTTAAAGTCTTCTGTTATAAGCATAATCActtaatgctgtttttatgtaGGGTAATGTAGAatgatgttttatttgtattgatattttggaattgtattggttttagtGGTTGCGAGCTGCCGCAAGCCAGCTGGACCGGAGACAGTGGAAtagaagtcaaacaaacaaacataaataaaacctCAAGGAAATGCCCCActtaaacaaaaaattaaatgacATGTAggcttggtgttttgttttttgccatccAGTCACACTTAATTTATAGCAACCCCAAgtcaagagacatccagaggtggtttgccattgcttggctctgctgatgaccttggtattccttggtggtctcccttccaaatactggcctgggctgaccctgcttagcgcctaacatttgacaagatcaggctagcccaggGCGGTCCAGATCAGGGGTTAGGCTTGATACAATCTAGTTTTTCATGAAGCTGATCCTCTGTTTGATGCCTTATAATTAGCTCCCTCCAGGGGATACCAGGcttatgatgtggaggcaggcaaggcaaaccacttctgaatatctTTTGCCTCAAAAACCCGATGGGGCCACCCTAAGTGAGCTGTAACCTAATGACAAAAAGGTCATTTTTTATGGTACATGTGGCAGTTATGGATATTTTTATCTATCCAAATACCTAAGCCATATACAAAGACCATTATCTTAAATAAGCAATTTATTGTATACCATGTTCTGTAATACtggaatatgtatgtatgtatgtatgtatgtatgtatgtatgtatgtatttatttatttattttttttttctttgtcattgAAGTTGTATCGATTTACATCATAGTGGTTGAACTCACATTGCAAATTTCTTTCTTCCAGTGGCAACAGATATCTTCAATTCCAAAGGTTTGGCTCTTCAGGCCCAGAAGAAGATTCTTGGCAAAATGGCATCCAAATCAATAGCAACTGCTCTGATAGATGACACTAGCAGTGATGTGTTAGATGAACTTTACAGAGTGACAAAGGAATATACACAAAACAAGAAGGAGGcagagaaaataattaaaaatctcaTCAAAACCGTCATCAAATTAGCAATCCTTTACAGAAATAACCAGTTCAATCAAGAAGAAATCATTCTTATGGAGAAGTTCAAGAAGAAAGTTCATCAGCTAGCTAAAACTGTGGTTAGCTTCCATCAAGTGGATTATACTTTTGACAGAATTTTTTTGTCAAAACTGTTGAATGACTGCAGAGATCTTCTTCATCAAATTATCCAGCGTCACCTCACTGCTAAATCACATGGACGTGTTAACAATGTCTTTGATCACTTCTCAGATTGCGAATTTCTCGCTGCCTTGTACAATCCATTTGGACCCTACAAGTCTCACTTGCAGAAACTTTGTGATGGTGTCAACAAAATGCTGGATGATGGAAATATATAAGTGACTGCAACAGACTGCAATAGACTGAGAGTATGACTTATGTCTCATTGATTTCATGAAGAAAGGAAGGTGGTATAGGGAGAAAGTTATGTTTTTAGTGGTAAAAGGCAAATATTTCAAATTTCAAAGAAAGTATTATACAACTACTTACCTGTGGTCCCATTTATTTGAAATATCCTATTGCTTTTCCAGTGATACTTTTTGCAGGGCTTTGCTTTAAAATGTGAAGTATAAAGGCATGTAAAAGGACTGCTCAAATGAAATTGGACTTTTATAAAATAAGAATATTGTGTGGCTAGAAAATCCAAATGCATATTTCTTCATGTAGACAAATATTTATAATCTATCAAAAGATCAGTGATTTATGTATGATGTATGTCAATAGCATATAACTGGATTTacatttaaaacttttaattaatttagatttatatatgcTGAACAAATAGGGAGCATCTTTGGGTTCTTAGGGCTGGTTCACATATAAGATAATTGGGGACAACTCAGTCACTTCTGAAATTGTGCATGCTGCTGCCAAACTTGAAGCACACTGGTGTAAATGAATATTTTTACTTGGTTGCATATATGCAGTTTCCATGATAATGTTGTGAGATCTTCAAGCTTCAGCCATGAGTCTAATGTGTAAGGGTGCTGTTTCACTGAAAGTGCTTCCCATAACCCAGCTGTAAACGTTTTTATATGTACTTCTGAAACAATGACACTGAGCTTCCTTCTGTGACCTTAATCTAGAATTTTGCTTTAACAATCTGTAGTACAATAGTTCTGCATTATCAAGTAGTTGGTAGATCCAgaagtttttttagggggaaaatGCATGAAGAAAGATAGCAGTGTTGATTCTACAATATCAGttctagaagtgatgtcacagtgccAGTGATGCTTTAGAAACGTCATTAATTTATAGGGTAAAGATCATGGAAATTGGAAACATTCCTAGAGTGTTACTGAGACAGTTCATAGAAGTGATATTGCTGAATCTGTGATGTTGTTGCCCTCCATCACTCAACTGCCCAACATCAGAAAGGGATGAAAGTTGATCCACCATATGCAGGCAACTGGCAGCCTTAGATGGGCTTGACTGATTATTGCTGTTTTTAATTAGCTGCAGAAATAAAGAACAACCAGAAAATCTGCACGCTTAATAGTGTTTTCATCAAAGAAAGCACACGTTTCCTTACTTCACCTGTAAATTATATAGAACATTATTGCCAGTGCTTGAAGGGTGTGTAGTTAAATAGTAACTCATTATTTATGTATTCCATAATGTTTCAGAGCTTGCCCACAATGTATATAGAATTCTTAAATCTACAAAGAACACTTGCTTTAGAAGAAGTTCTAAATGATTGAATCTGTCAGAGTGAATGAGAGAACTTTCATGTATATCTGAAAGTGCGGTGAATCTCTGGAGTGACAtgataggaaaaaaaaacaatacttaTGAGAAGGGGTAGGAGACAATGTGTTCTAAAAAATTGTAATGATCTGAAACAAATGCAAACTACAATTCCGGTCATAATCTGTAAAAACAGGAAGCAGTGTGTATAACCTTGGATAATTCTATAGTACATATGCAAAAAAAGAACTTTCTATCACagcttatataaatatataaacagaaATAGCCAAACAATGGAATATGTTGACAATGTAAAACTTGTACACTTTAAGGAACTAAGAATAACTGGCCGGGTGCTGGTCATGTAAATGCTGGTACTATTTTGGCTGGGTTTATGAGTAAAAAGAAAAGTGCATTTTGTACATGAATTTGTGTAGTAAATCCTAAAGTATATATTCGGGGCAACATAATTTGGTTCAGACTGTGGTGGTACTACAACTTGACAATCGAATGACTGAGTACCATTTCCATATCTGTTTTGTGTGGTTGCCTTGTCCCATATTTTTCAACTTAGTGCTTTTCTGACAGAGAAAAAAATGACTCCCTGAGCCTTCTCATGGTCACACTGTTTGAATTAAATGATCTTAGTCTGGCCTGTAAAAGAGTACCTGCCTCCCTGGGTAATCTACCTTTATAGGTAGAATATAGGCTGATGAGATGGGGGGCATACCTGAAGAACGGTGCCTCTTTCTGCTCAGAGACTGCTCTCTTCTTACTATTGTATTAAACAGTTGGTTACTCACTCCTGAAAACCCAATGGGGCACCAAAGGCATCTCTACCTCCTTCAGGAGTCCAGGAAAGTAGGATTGACCAGCATACTCACCACCTCTTGATACATTTGCATTTGTTCTTCAGGAAAATTGGCAACTGATACAGGCTGCTAGCAGCTGGTGCACAAAGGCATAGGGGCTTTGGCACTAAATTTCTCCTTGCATCCAGCTAAAGTGCTGTTTCAGCCTGGTGATCTATTGTGTTGATCTAAGTGACCAGTCATGGAGGCAGTTACAGCAAGGGGCTTATGCACAGCCATAGATTTCAAACAGGCCTAACCACATATTCTGGCATGCTGGGAGAGTCAGGGTACAGATCTAGAAAGAATTAAATCCCCATTTTTCCCCACACAAAAAGTCTCTCCACTTTGCTTGGGGAAGGGATCGCTACCTGTCCTAGCCCTGAGAGTGTTCACAAAAGTGATGGTTGCCTTTGTAGCGAGCCTCAGATTCCAGAGTATCCATCTGCATGTCTGTCTAGATGGTCTTTTCATCTGGTCTCCCTTAtgagataatcatagaatcatagaacaatagagttggaagggatctcatgtgtcatctagtccaaccccctgcactatgcaggacactcacatcccaatcactcttctactgtaacctgccacccctttgccttcacagaatcagcctctctgtcagatggcgatctagcctctgtttaaaaatttccaaagatggagaacccaccacctcccgaggaagcctgttccactgagaaaccgctctgtcaggaacttctttcggatgtttagatggaatttcttttgaattaattttgtcccattcgttctggtctgtccctctggggcaagagagaacaattctgctccatcctccatatggcaccctttaatgTATCCCAGGACATACTGTTCACTATATTCAGCATTTGTCATCACATGGCTTCCTAATCAAAATGAACCAATTGACAAGTGGTAACTCAAGGAGCAATTGTGAGTCTGCACAATGCTCTTCCTTACACCAAGAAAAGTGGGAAAGTGAAATAGTGCAGCCAATCTGGTCATTGTTTCTAGGTCAATGTACCTAATATTTCTGACCCACTTCTGGGATTGACACCATTACCACAGTCCCATGGGCTTGAGTGAACTCCAAGGACTTTCAGTGGTCCATAACTTTTCATCAGTAGTAAATTGTCCTCAAGCACCATTTGAGATGAGAGTCAATCCAGTCATAGAATTCCTTTCATGGGTGGGCTGTCTCTTCATATCTGATCTATCCTGATATGGTCTTAGTGGATACCACAGATGCAAGCTTCTTGGGCTGGGGTGCCCACTCCTCTAGATAAGATGCAAAGAACATGGTACTAGAACAGACAGTGAGCATCAATTCCTGAAACTCAGGATGATTTTCCTGGCATTCAAATTCTttatcatagtatcatagagctgcaaggggtcatctagtctaatctgctcaatgcaggatcagcctaaagattCCAGAataggtatctgtccagcagatgcttgaagactgtcagtgaaggcAAGCTCagaacctccttaggcagtcgattccactgatgaactactgactGAATTTCCCCCCATGATATCTAACCAATATTGATctccctgtagtttaaacccattactgtgggctgCCAAcagaacttttccctgccctcctctaagtgacaacctttcaaatacttagacagcaatcatgttccttctcaacctcctcgtctccaggctgaacattcctcagcctttcctcatagggcttggtccccgggcACCGGAtaattctcatcactctcctctgaaccttctcaattttgtccacggcctttttgaagtgaggcctccagaactgcacaccgtaCTCCAGGTGGCACCTAAGTAATGTAATCTATAGTGaaaatatgacatcttgtgattttgatgtgatgcctctgttgacataGCCCAATACTTCCTGAAAGCATTTAAGCACATTTATGATATCATGACCAAGTCTAATACACtttgtgggggctaacctattggtcattcccggtcccaaggaagctcacctggccttgaccagggccag from Paroedura picta isolate Pp20150507F chromosome 7, Ppicta_v3.0, whole genome shotgun sequence includes these protein-coding regions:
- the TNFAIP8 gene encoding tumor necrosis factor alpha-induced protein 8 isoform X1, producing the protein MAKSLERSLGTRSSSLCEAGCSRRCRALLSRPPETGVTGSTQEGTNSCQVATDIFNSKGLALQAQKKILGKMASKSIATALIDDTSSDVLDELYRVTKEYTQNKKEAEKIIKNLIKTVIKLAILYRNNQFNQEEIILMEKFKKKVHQLAKTVVSFHQVDYTFDRIFLSKLLNDCRDLLHQIIQRHLTAKSHGRVNNVFDHFSDCEFLAALYNPFGPYKSHLQKLCDGVNKMLDDGNI
- the TNFAIP8 gene encoding tumor necrosis factor alpha-induced protein 8 isoform X3, with the translated sequence MATDIFNSKGLALQAQKKILGKMASKSIATALIDDTSSDVLDELYRVTKEYTQNKKEAEKIIKNLIKTVIKLAILYRNNQFNQEEIILMEKFKKKVHQLAKTVVSFHQVDYTFDRIFLSKLLNDCRDLLHQIIQRHLTAKSHGRVNNVFDHFSDCEFLAALYNPFGPYKSHLQKLCDGVNKMLDDGNI
- the TNFAIP8 gene encoding tumor necrosis factor alpha-induced protein 8 isoform X2; translation: MSSEAEESKEVATDIFNSKGLALQAQKKILGKMASKSIATALIDDTSSDVLDELYRVTKEYTQNKKEAEKIIKNLIKTVIKLAILYRNNQFNQEEIILMEKFKKKVHQLAKTVVSFHQVDYTFDRIFLSKLLNDCRDLLHQIIQRHLTAKSHGRVNNVFDHFSDCEFLAALYNPFGPYKSHLQKLCDGVNKMLDDGNI